From one Paenibacillus sp. FSL K6-1330 genomic stretch:
- a CDS encoding immunity 7 family protein, giving the protein MYEFHGWATIQENPAEADAGQLDMIIQKIQLKMTEFAWGSGLLSLNAANGFYYLHVGGFTNRKGAEAAEIVALYQLIGEIAPGSYGLLYTRDDENLEGYDNEFRVQVLARGQLREQRDPFLSPCVPVIEDAVD; this is encoded by the coding sequence ATGTATGAATTTCACGGCTGGGCTACTATCCAGGAAAATCCTGCGGAAGCGGATGCCGGGCAGCTCGACATGATTATTCAGAAAATACAGCTTAAGATGACCGAATTTGCATGGGGCAGCGGCTTGCTATCCTTAAATGCGGCTAACGGCTTCTATTACCTTCATGTCGGAGGTTTTACGAACCGCAAGGGAGCCGAGGCTGCCGAGATCGTGGCGCTGTACCAATTGATTGGAGAAATCGCTCCCGGTTCATACGGTCTTCTGTATACCAGAGATGATGAGAATCTGGAGGGTTATGATAACGAGTTCCGGGTTCAGGTGCTGGCACGCGGACAATTACGGGAACAACGTGATCCGTTTCTCTCCCCTTGCGTCCCGGTAATCGAAGATGCAGTCGATTAA
- a CDS encoding restriction endonuclease fold toxin, with amino-acid sequence MDSITSSIAVIRTRIRDTVEGIYRVWREWIGRYPFIAKVYHLFSWLSLLVLVLSLILIEESRTMLVQYLWSFYVLLQFWLLSRSKTVTWKQVSLFVLSGILLVIPLTNGTMQGLHLIFGGRTNDTWSFAVMTPVVEEIYKLLPLGLYLFFSRRATSLSLSDYVVLGAAPGIGFQFMEELSRRLVQSNYGVSFLGGKTLHWEFFDWFPGYFEESFIPTMMNVTHPVHSAMIALGIGITFRYAKRLSRWAYAFPAVLLLWAILNHAAWNGQNRLPEWVLTIHEWTGEGYRTEGFFLVLLVAGLFIDYFDLYRIRDRLPVLKGEALINPLTECWQMTRALFTDRKRLGYLIGFYRERRELGYSILYGNLEAAGQRDQVQENVRKYTAVLGAIGILILSAGILSNIGATMIAGDSSCFACLFDSLQNWWDRLSGWEQAGMILGAFALSLLFVSFWPALGIAMTGAGIAGGGHEIAGYIRDPKKLLSPQNAAAAVLAVILSRIPIGKGVSWLSNKLGPRARRWMDTLSEKIGLKTRDEPDTLSGRSRDDRKPDGTNEQPEENPRKPDDDHENKPDDDKPNPDQPDTEKPDEDKPKDKPDEDKPDEAEGTAQEVPRYSGELQKVNKPDAAADALAERLGGESRMKFDSDPIGREFDAVSDEYIAQTKPALQQVNKKVRDQMKATFEAAEQTGRKVYYHFEGEPAQSVIDKLHEYSQRYGIEVHIDTDPL; translated from the coding sequence GTGGATTCCATTACATCGTCTATTGCGGTCATTCGGACGAGAATTAGAGACACGGTGGAGGGGATATATCGGGTTTGGAGGGAATGGATTGGGAGATACCCTTTCATTGCCAAAGTGTATCACTTATTTTCCTGGCTTTCCCTGCTGGTGCTCGTTTTAAGTCTGATTCTGATTGAAGAATCGCGGACCATGCTTGTTCAATATTTGTGGTCTTTCTACGTACTGCTGCAATTTTGGCTGCTCAGCCGAAGCAAAACCGTTACCTGGAAGCAGGTCAGCTTGTTTGTTCTCTCAGGGATTCTTTTGGTCATTCCCTTGACCAATGGGACCATGCAGGGACTTCATTTGATCTTTGGAGGACGGACTAACGACACATGGTCATTCGCCGTCATGACCCCAGTCGTTGAGGAAATCTACAAGCTATTGCCTCTGGGATTGTATTTATTTTTTTCAAGAAGAGCTACTTCGTTAAGTCTGAGCGATTATGTTGTATTAGGGGCTGCTCCCGGCATTGGCTTTCAATTTATGGAGGAGCTGTCGAGGCGCTTAGTCCAAAGCAATTACGGGGTGTCTTTTCTCGGCGGCAAAACGCTCCATTGGGAGTTCTTCGATTGGTTTCCGGGCTACTTCGAGGAAAGCTTTATTCCGACTATGATGAATGTTACGCATCCTGTACATAGTGCCATGATCGCACTCGGAATTGGCATCACTTTCCGGTACGCCAAACGCCTCTCACGCTGGGCCTATGCATTTCCGGCTGTCCTTCTGCTATGGGCTATCCTGAATCATGCAGCCTGGAATGGGCAGAATCGGCTGCCGGAGTGGGTGCTGACTATTCATGAATGGACCGGTGAGGGCTACCGAACCGAAGGCTTCTTCCTGGTCCTGCTGGTTGCAGGGTTGTTCATCGACTATTTCGATCTGTATCGAATCCGTGATCGTCTCCCGGTTCTGAAGGGTGAGGCCCTCATCAATCCATTAACGGAGTGTTGGCAGATGACGCGGGCTCTCTTTACGGACAGGAAACGCCTCGGTTACTTGATTGGATTCTACCGAGAACGACGCGAGCTCGGATATTCGATTTTATATGGCAATCTCGAAGCAGCAGGCCAAAGGGATCAGGTCCAGGAAAATGTAAGAAAGTATACTGCCGTTCTGGGAGCCATCGGCATCCTCATACTTTCTGCCGGGATCCTGTCCAATATCGGAGCTACGATGATAGCCGGCGACTCCTCTTGTTTCGCGTGCTTGTTCGACTCACTCCAGAACTGGTGGGATCGGCTTAGCGGCTGGGAACAAGCGGGTATGATATTGGGAGCCTTTGCCCTTTCCCTGCTGTTTGTCAGCTTCTGGCCCGCTCTTGGTATTGCCATGACCGGTGCAGGCATTGCCGGTGGCGGACACGAAATTGCCGGATACATCCGCGACCCGAAGAAGCTGCTATCCCCACAAAATGCGGCCGCTGCCGTGTTAGCCGTTATCCTCAGCCGGATTCCGATAGGTAAAGGGGTATCTTGGCTGTCCAATAAGCTGGGTCCCCGTGCAAGAAGGTGGATGGATACGCTTTCCGAGAAGATCGGTTTGAAAACGCGCGATGAGCCGGATACTCTCTCTGGCCGATCTCGCGATGATCGAAAGCCTGACGGTACGAATGAACAACCGGAAGAGAATCCGCGGAAGCCGGATGATGACCATGAGAATAAACCTGATGATGATAAGCCGAATCCAGATCAACCTGACACCGAAAAGCCGGATGAAGATAAACCTAAAGACAAACCCGATGAAGATAAACCTGACGAAGCTGAAGGAACAGCGCAAGAGGTGCCGAGATATTCCGGTGAGCTGCAGAAGGTTAACAAGCCGGATGCTGCCGCGGACGCGCTTGCGGAGCGACTTGGTGGAGAATCGAGAATGAAGTTTGATTCCGACCCGATCGGGCGGGAATTCGACGCGGTTAGCGATGAATATATTGCCCAGACCAAGCCTGCCCTGCAGCAGGTTAACAAAAAGGTCCGTGATCAAATGAAAGCGACCTTTGAAGCAGCGGAGCAAACCGGAAGGAAAGTCTATTATCATTTTGAAGGGGAGCCTGCCCAATCGGTTATTGACAAATTACATGAATACAGCCAAAGATATGGAATAGAAGTCCACATTGATACCGATCCATTATAA
- a CDS encoding phosphodiester glycosidase family protein encodes MKRIIAIVVLAMLTVITPLYAASAPKNLAYVDKNSQSYISIGVLKTYDGVKVAYTAAEKKLTITREDTALTLYLGSLNAYVNGKKVQAKAAPFSENGSTYVPLQFVSQHLGLQLSWSQNRSTLNITDGNVANTLPVLSGNMMTRSSKAVTSARKTFKVGSRSFSAQVVTVSLLHPKVELDVVLAGNKAGKVEDLRSIAKRSNAVVAINGTFFDAYTSGAYKAPYGYLVSKGNILHKASGDNRTIFTYDSNNLATMIPGLDFRSIYDAGHLEGALQGGPRLLTDGKVTLDVKKEGFKDPKILTGGGARSALGITKDHKLILLTTGGATIPQLAEIMKQAGAYQAMNLDGGASSGLYYNGSYLTAPGRQVSNAIVVKYK; translated from the coding sequence ATGAAAAGAATTATTGCAATCGTTGTACTAGCCATGCTGACGGTAATAACGCCGCTGTATGCCGCATCCGCACCCAAGAATTTGGCTTATGTGGATAAGAACAGCCAATCCTATATTTCGATTGGGGTACTCAAGACCTATGACGGCGTAAAGGTGGCGTATACAGCCGCTGAAAAAAAACTCACTATTACTCGCGAAGATACAGCTCTCACGCTATACCTGGGCAGCCTCAATGCCTATGTAAATGGCAAGAAGGTTCAGGCTAAAGCAGCCCCGTTCTCCGAGAACGGCTCTACTTATGTACCGCTGCAATTTGTCAGCCAGCATCTGGGTTTACAGCTATCCTGGAGCCAAAATAGATCCACCCTGAACATCACGGATGGGAATGTAGCAAACACCCTCCCCGTTCTTTCGGGGAACATGATGACCCGTTCATCCAAGGCCGTGACGTCGGCCAGAAAAACATTTAAGGTGGGCTCCCGTTCCTTCAGTGCACAGGTGGTTACCGTTTCACTTCTCCATCCGAAGGTGGAACTGGACGTCGTTCTGGCAGGCAATAAAGCAGGGAAGGTCGAGGATTTGCGCAGTATAGCCAAGCGTAGTAACGCCGTAGTGGCTATAAACGGTACGTTCTTTGATGCCTACACTTCCGGTGCATACAAAGCACCTTACGGCTATTTGGTCAGCAAAGGCAATATTTTGCACAAGGCCTCGGGGGATAATCGGACGATCTTCACCTATGACAGCAACAATCTGGCCACCATGATTCCTGGACTTGATTTCAGATCCATATATGATGCCGGACATTTGGAAGGGGCACTTCAAGGTGGCCCGCGTCTACTGACTGACGGCAAGGTAACCCTGGATGTCAAGAAGGAAGGCTTCAAAGATCCGAAGATTCTAACAGGCGGCGGCGCACGAAGCGCGCTCGGTATCACGAAGGATCATAAGCTGATTTTGTTAACGACAGGCGGAGCAACCATTCCACAGCTTGCTGAAATTATGAAACAAGCTGGGGCGTACCAAGCGATGAATCTGGATGGTGGTGCCTCCAGCGGCTTGTATTATAATGGATCTTACTTAACGGCCCCTGGGCGTCAGGTCAGTAATGCCATCGTCGTAAAATATAAATAG